CGTCAGCGACTGGTTGATCCTTTGAGTCAGGGTCATCGTTAGGCCGCCAACACCTGGGCCGGGATCGATCAATAACGAATAGGTTCCCGAACTCGGCAATGTCAAAGCACCAGTTGAAGCCCCACTTCCACAAACAAGGCTACTTTTTAGCGCGCTACCGTCTGGATTGAGGAGGGTATAGTTCAAGCACGGGTTGTACGCGCTGCTGGTCAATGCAAGGTCAACAATCTGGTTTGCACTGCCACTGAAGGCTATGTTGAAGAGCTGGCCCGCAAGCGTGCTGCTTATTGACAGCGGCGTGTTGAGCGCCAGCGACTGGTTGATTCTTTGGGTCAGGGTTGCTGTCACTGCCCCGACACTGGATCCGGGATCGATCAGTAACGAATATGTTCCCGAGCCAGGCAGGGTGAAGACACCGGTCGCAGCCCCGCTTCCACAGATGGGTCCATTTTTCAGCGTGCTGCCGTTCGGGTTGACAATGGTATAGCTGAAGCAGGTGCTGTATGTCTTGTCTGTCAGTGCCAGATCAAGGATTTGGCCGGCTACTCCGCTGAATACAAAGTTGGCTTTCTGGCCGGGATAACTTGTACTGATCAGTGTCGGGGCAGCAAACTGCAGAACTCCCGTAACGGTACTGAATCCGTTTAAGGTGATCGGCGCAGCGCCAGTCGTGCCACCGGGGTCTATTCCGACCGTGTATGTACCGCTGTAGGTGAGGGTTTGAGTTGGAAGGTATCCGCCTGAACCGCACCCAGTGGTGGCGAGCTGATTACCGAAGGGGTCGATTAGCAATAGGCTGCAATAACCGAAGCTACTGCTACCTACGTTGATTGAAACGTTCTGCCCCGCAACCCCATCGAACAGCATCAAACCAATTTTTCCCGCCGTGCCAATCGAAACAGTTTGAGTGCTGTTCGTTGTCATCCGCCCGGTGAATCCAATATCTGTTGCGGCATGTGTTCCGAATGGAACATAAAAGTCCTGCGTACTTGTTGCCATCCCGGACTTGGTCCCGACGGAGATATGTCCTGAGGCTGTAGATCCAGGCAAGGACACTGTGAGTGAAGTGGCCGTTGCGGCACTGACGGAAGCGGCAGAAAGACTGATTTTTACTACATCATTGATCGGTGTCGGATCGAATCCCGTTCCGGTGATGGTGATCGAAGTGCCCGGAACCCCACTCGTTGGAGTAAAGCTTGTGATCGTCGGAGCGCCGGTGCCGCTCGTGACGGTGAAAGGCCCTGAACTTGTGGCAGACCCACCGGGCGCTGTAAGGCTCACAGTTCCAGTTGTCGCGCCGGTCGGAACGCTGACTATCAGTTGAGTGGCGCTTGCGGAGGTCACCGTCGCCGACGTTCCATTGAACGCGACTGAATTCTGGCTTGGTGTTGCGCTGAAGCCGGTTCCCGTGATTGTCACTGCCGTTCCGACCGGGCCACTGCTTGGCGCCAATTGGATAATCGCTGTCTGTGATGATGACTGGCGGCCGATTGAAAGAAGATTTCCGACCGCATCATACTGATACGTGGCCGTATCGCTCTGAGAATCCGAAACGCTTATCAGTCGTCCGCTCGCATCGTATGCGTAGCTGATAACGGATTGTCCCTGGAGAGTGAAGTTGGCGGAAGTTGCGCCGGTACTGACGCTCAATCCGGAAATGGTTGCACTCGTGTAACCGGGGCTCGCTGCGGTGGCCGTATATGTTCCGGCGCTGAGGCTCGCGATCGAGTAGTTTCCAGAGGAATCGCTGGTCGCGGTTCCCATGACTTCTCCTCCCTGTGACATGCTTACGGTGGCGCCGCTGATTCCGGTGACTCCATCCGTTTTAGTGACGTGACCTGAAACGGTTCCAGGTGTCGCCAGAGCGAAATTGGCTGTAGCCGCTGAATTCACCGTCACGGCGATGTTTGGAGTTCTGCTGGTGCCATAGCCAGTTGCCGAGGCGATTACGTCATATGTCCCCGCCGCCAGGTTGGCTATCGAATAGGTGCCGTCCGCTGCTGTAGTGGCATTGCCGGCCACTGTTCCAGCTTTTAGGACTTGTATATTGCAGCCGGAAATGGGACTCCCATCGGAAGTCTTGGTCACCGTTCCTGCCAAACTACCGCTGCCGATTGTGAAAGCCACACCATTACTCAACAAGCCGTTTGCTGCTACGACGACCTGGCCGCTGACGGTACCCGCTGGAACCGGAACAACGATCTTGGATACAGACCAGCTTGTTGGGCTTGCGGTCATGCCGCCGAACGTAACGTACCCAGAACTTTGTAGTGCGCCGAAATTCGATCCTAGGATTGTGACGCTTGTCCCGGCGACGCCAGAATTGGGCGTTAATGAAGCGATCGTTGGGCCTGTAGTAAACACGATGCCATTACTGCTGGAGCCATTCACAACCACGGTAACGGGGCCGGTTGATGCGCTTGACGGCACTGGCGCGACGATCGATGTGTCACTCCAGGACGAGGGTGTAGCGACTATCCCGTTGAAGAGCATCCTGCTCCCACCCTGTTGCGCACCGAAGTTTGCCCCTGAGATGGTCACGGTTGTGCCCGTGCCGCCTGAGGTGGGCGAGAGCGAGGCTATGCTGGGCGCCACGGAGAAACTGAATGAATTACTGGCGATGCCACCGGCGGTCACAACGACGGGACCGGTTACGGCGCCTGCGGGAACCGTTGCGACGATGGATGTGTTTACCCAGTTCCCAAGCGTGGCCTGCACGCCGTTGAACGTGACGGTTCCTTGTGTCGTGCCAAAGTTATAGCCCTGAATCCTGACAGCGGATCCCACCGCACCCGCAGTCGGCGCGACCCCGATAATCAGTGGCGTTACGGTGAAGGTCCCACCGCTGACAACGACGCCGGATATGGTCACTGTGACAGGCCCCGTCGAAGCCCCAACCGGTACGGGTGCGACGATCGTGTTGCCGCTCCATGATGTTGGTGCGGCGGGTATGCCATTGAAGCTTATGCTGCTCGATCCTTGCGAGGCGCCGAACCCGCTGCCACTCACCGTGACGGACGTACCTACGGGCCCGCTCGAAGGCGAAATACCCGTAATTGCCGGGAGCACGGTGAAGGAGCTCCAGGTTGTACTCTGCCCGGCAACCGTTATAACAATTGGTCCCGTCGAGGCGTTTGCCGGTACTGGTACGGTAATGCTCGAATCCGTCCAGTTCGAGGGAGTTCCCGCGACACCGTTGAAGGTGACAGTACTCGATCCCTGGGTCGATCCAAACTGCCCGCCAGTGATTGTCACTGATGTTGCAGCTGCACCCGATGAGGGGGATACGTTCGAGATGTATGGATATAGGACCTCAGGTATTGTGATCGCAGAGTCGTAGTTGAGATTCGGCGTTCCCTCAATGTAAAGCTGTATCTTCACGGATTTGGTGATGGTTCCGGCGGCCGCGTTCCAGACCCCTATCTGGGCATATAGCTTGTCGGTTTGATCGAGCGTCATAGCGCTCGGAATCGAACAGGTGAATGTATATTTCGTGAGCGTCGTCGTCAGATAAGTCGTGCCATTCTGATAACAAAGGCCCGTCAACGATCCCGAGCCATTGATGTAGCTGAGAGCCACATACGGCTCAAGTCCCGAGACCGAAGCCGTCTCATTCATCCAAAGATTGAAGGTGAGGCTTGTTGAGGCCGGAATATATCCAGGGACGACTGCTGCCGTCGTAAACGTATTGATGAACGTGTATCCGCCGCTACTCCCTTTGAGATCTACGCTCTGGAAGAAAGTGCTCGCGGTGTCGGGTCCCGCGGTGCTCAAGAGAAGCGTCCCAGACACTCCTCCCGTCTCTTGGTGAAGGTGGTAAGGCGCGGTCGAAAGAACGCCTACGACGAAGTAAAAGTTGTTGCTTGGATTCCCCCCAACGGTGACAACGACGTTGCCAGTGGTTGCTCCAGACGGCACAGACGTCGCGATCGAGGTGGCCGACCAACTTGTGACACTGGCGGATACTCCGTTGAAGGCAACTGTACTGCTCCCTTGACTACTTCCGAAATTAGCTCCGGTAATCGTTACGGAACTGCCTGTCGCCGCCACCCCTGGACTCACCGAAGTGATACGAGGCCAGGCAGTAAAAAGAGCTCCGTTGCTATTGACACCGCTGGTCTGAACGACAACGTTCCCGGTCACCGCATCTGAAGGGACGATGGCAACGATCGATGTATTGCTCCAACTCGTAATGGAGGCATATTGACCGGATTGGTAAAAAATGACGTTTCCATTTCCCTGGGAGGCGCCGAAGCCGCTTCCCGTGATCGTTACGGACGATCCAGTCGGTCCGGAAGTCGGCGAAATGCTGCTAATCGTCGGCGTTGGGAGGAGCGTGAACGCAACGCTATTGCTCGTCCTACCGCTTACCGTAACAACGACATTTCCTGAACTCGCGCCCGATGGGACTATTCCGACAATGGAACTGGCGGTCCAACTGGAAATGCTCGTCACCGCCGTTCCGTTGATCTTTAAGGTGCTCGTTCCTTGGCTCGCGCCGAAGTTGCTGCCGCTGATATTTATCGTGGCTCCAACAGCCGCTGCATTCGGCGAAATGCTGCTGATATTTGGGTTAGCAGCGAGCGCAGCCGTGTCGAGTGAAATCACGAAAGCGAGAACCCAGAAGAACGGTAGCGAGCGCCTGGACCCACACGTACGGTGCAGTAGCCATGCCAGAATTGGCCTTATCGTTGTCATAATCGAACTCTCCGCTTGCAGACATCCAGAGCCTCGAGAAAGCGCCCCTATCGAATTGATATCGGGAATAAACTAGCCTGATTGGTCTTAGAGCGACGACAGAAAATCACGAAGTCTCTCCCGTTCTTGCAGATTGAGCCTCTTGATAAAAGGCATAGGTGTCCGCAGGGCTGACGTATCGTCAACTCAAAAGATCTATCGATTGTCTGAGGATTATCTAAGGAGAGAAGTAACTGAGGTAGCTTGAGTCGATAGTGGCTTGCGCCGTACCGGAATAAATATGTGAGTAACTAAGAAATGAGAAAGCACGCAACATGGGTATCACCTCGGGAGGCAAAGCAAATGGAAACCCAAAGCTCAATAAGCGTTTGAGCTTTCAAGTACGAAACGTAGCACTTGTGAGAAAGCTTCACGATATTGCGGACAGATTTGCACATTGTCAATATGTTTTTACGCGTCGAGTGCAAAATAGTTTGTTACTCCCATTCTGGGAACAATTTTCTGCAGATCACCGGGAGTGTGCAAACGATTGCAACTATTTATGTCGGTTACATAACTACCGCATTACATGTCAGTTTGTGCTCTCATAGTACCGATAATGCGAATTGGGAATCTCACCTTTGTGTGCGAGCCCATCTGAGCCTTCGAGATAATCAGGGAATGGACAAACTTTATTTACCGACCGCGTTGGAAGATAGTCGGCGGGTGCTCGTTGCGGGGGCGGGCGGTGGTTTCGATGTCTATGTAGGGTTGCCGATTTACGAGCGCCTTAAATCGATGGGAAAGACCGTGTTTCTGGCGAACCTGTCGTTTGCACAACTGAGGGCGACGACTGCGGTTGAACTTCATCCGGCTCTGTTTGAAGTGAACCTAAACACAAAGGGGGAAGAAACCTATCTTCCGGAGCGGAGCCTTGCCCGTTTCCTTTCGCAACGATTTCAGGAGCCTCTATCGGTTTATGCAATCGACAACGTAGGGGCGAAGCCCGTGCGAGCGGCATATGCCCATCTCGCCTCAATGCTTGATATCGATGCGGTGATGCTAGTGGATGGCGGCACTGACATTCTCCTTCGTGGCGATGAAGCGAGCCTGGGAACGCCGGCAGAGGACGCGGTCAGTCTCTCGGGTGTTCACTCTCTGGATATTCCAACACGCATCTTAGCCTGCCTGGGGTTTGGCATAGATACTTTCCACGGTGTATGTCACGCGAGTTGGTTGGAGAACGTTGCAGCACTCACGGCTGTGGGCGCTTTCCTCGGCGCTGGAGCATTGATTGCGAAGATGCCCGAAGTGCAACTCTACCTCGATGCAGTATCCCACTCCGAATTAGAGACTCCGAGCCGTGCCAGCATCGTAAACGCATGCATTGCCTCGGCAATCGAGGGGCAGTTTGGTAATTTTCATCGTTCACGCAGAACTCGATCAAGCGAGCTTTTCATCAGTCCACTCATGACTTTGCTTTGGACTTTTGACCTTGAAACGGTAGCGAAGCGGAATCTTTACCTCGACACACTCCGCGAAACCGAGACAAACCGCGAAGTTCTACTTGCTATCGAGGGATTCCAAGCCACTGTGCGCTCCAGACCTCCACAGCGGATCCCATATTAAGCGTTGTCTTGTCGCCGGCCCTAGTCGGGACACGAGGCCCCGAAACGATACTTCGGAAAGTCGACCCGGACTGAGGCGGCGACCTAGCGGGCAGAGCGTCCCAGGTTTGACACGATCTACGACGCGCGATCTTGCGATACCGGCACGACGACTGTCGGAATGGCTTTACCTGTAAAAAGAAGTGTCCTAAACGCGCGAAGGCAGCCTTGTCGGGACACGAATCGTGCAAAACTCCGTTAGCTGTATGAGACGGAGGTGACTTTTATGCAGCAGGGAAGTGTCATCCAGGCGAGCCGAAAGAATGGTCCGGACGTATGGTTGTTTCGTTGGTCCGAGAAGGATCTAGGCGGGCGGCGTGTGTATCGCAAGAGAGTTATAGGAACCATTTCGGACTACGTCGATGAAGAGGCTGTACGTCAGGCGTCAATCGGCATCCTGTCGGAAGTGAATGTCAGATCTAGTCAAGAACGGATCGGTTTTATAACAGTTGACCAACTTTGCGAGCACTTTGAGCAACGTGAAATTCGATCCGGCCTGAGCCTTTGGAGCATCTCGACTGAAAGAACCTATCGAGGCTACATTCGTCGGTGGATTCGACCGCGGTGGGGATCATTGTCCCTGGATGAGATCAAGGCTGTGGAAGTCGAAGCCTGGCTGCATCGCCTCAATCTTGCTCGTGCGTCCAGAGCCAAGATCCGAAATGTCTTCTCAGTTTTGTTTACACATGCCTGCCGATACGAACTGTTTGACAGCAATCCCATACGGTTCGTCCGTCAGAGTGCTAAACGCCGCCGAGCTCCAGACGTGTTGACAGGCGCGGAAATCAAGGCGCTCGTTGAGGGGCTGGCTCTACGCGAGCGAACTCTCGTCCTACTTGCGGCGTCGACCGGCCTACGGCAGGGCGAACTCTTCGGACTGAAATGGTGCGATATTGACTTCGAACACAACGAGATCAATGTAATCCGATCTTTCGTGTGCGGTGCCGAAGGCCGATGTAAAACCGAGTCCTCACAAAAGCCGGTTCCTATGCACTCCCAGCTTGTCTCGTTGCTAATGACGTGGCGGGGGCAGTGCAACTTCCAATCGCCCACTGACTGGGTATTCGCCAGTAGACTGCACGGCGGGCGAAAGCCTTATTGGGGAGCTTCAATCCTCCGCCATTTCATTCGTCCCGTCGCTAAAGCTGTGGGTATCGACAAACGGATCGGATGGCACACTTTCCGGCACACATACTGCACCCTTCTCAGGAGCCTGGGAGTTGAATTCAAGGTGATGCAGGAGCTGATGAGACATTCGTCTCTGCGTTCCACGCTCGACGTGTATACCCAAGCCGTAGGTCCGGCAAAGCGGGCTGCGCAAGCTGCCGTGCTTTCACTCTTATTCCCGGTGGCCGGGACAGATCTGGACTCAGAGATCATTGGAACGGCCTAGAAGGTTCGATTTATGGGTGCAAAAAGGGTGCAAAA
This genomic window from Terriglobus albidus contains:
- a CDS encoding DUF1152 domain-containing protein — its product is MDKLYLPTALEDSRRVLVAGAGGGFDVYVGLPIYERLKSMGKTVFLANLSFAQLRATTAVELHPALFEVNLNTKGEETYLPERSLARFLSQRFQEPLSVYAIDNVGAKPVRAAYAHLASMLDIDAVMLVDGGTDILLRGDEASLGTPAEDAVSLSGVHSLDIPTRILACLGFGIDTFHGVCHASWLENVAALTAVGAFLGAGALIAKMPEVQLYLDAVSHSELETPSRASIVNACIASAIEGQFGNFHRSRRTRSSELFISPLMTLLWTFDLETVAKRNLYLDTLRETETNREVLLAIEGFQATVRSRPPQRIPY
- a CDS encoding tyrosine-type recombinase/integrase, with product MQQGSVIQASRKNGPDVWLFRWSEKDLGGRRVYRKRVIGTISDYVDEEAVRQASIGILSEVNVRSSQERIGFITVDQLCEHFEQREIRSGLSLWSISTERTYRGYIRRWIRPRWGSLSLDEIKAVEVEAWLHRLNLARASRAKIRNVFSVLFTHACRYELFDSNPIRFVRQSAKRRRAPDVLTGAEIKALVEGLALRERTLVLLAASTGLRQGELFGLKWCDIDFEHNEINVIRSFVCGAEGRCKTESSQKPVPMHSQLVSLLMTWRGQCNFQSPTDWVFASRLHGGRKPYWGASILRHFIRPVAKAVGIDKRIGWHTFRHTYCTLLRSLGVEFKVMQELMRHSSLRSTLDVYTQAVGPAKRAAQAAVLSLLFPVAGTDLDSEIIGTA
- a CDS encoding beta strand repeat-containing protein encodes the protein MTTIRPILAWLLHRTCGSRRSLPFFWVLAFVISLDTAALAANPNISSISPNAAAVGATINISGSNFGASQGTSTLKINGTAVTSISSWTASSIVGIVPSGASSGNVVVTVSGRTSNSVAFTLLPTPTISSISPTSGPTGSSVTITGSGFGASQGNGNVIFYQSGQYASITSWSNTSIVAIVPSDAVTGNVVVQTSGVNSNGALFTAWPRITSVSPGVAATGSSVTITGANFGSSQGSSTVAFNGVSASVTSWSATSIATSVPSGATTGNVVVTVGGNPSNNFYFVVGVLSTAPYHLHQETGGVSGTLLLSTAGPDTASTFFQSVDLKGSSGGYTFINTFTTAAVVPGYIPASTSLTFNLWMNETASVSGLEPYVALSYINGSGSLTGLCYQNGTTYLTTTLTKYTFTCSIPSAMTLDQTDKLYAQIGVWNAAAGTITKSVKIQLYIEGTPNLNYDSAITIPEVLYPYISNVSPSSGAAATSVTITGGQFGSTQGSSTVTFNGVAGTPSNWTDSSITVPVPANASTGPIVITVAGQSTTWSSFTVLPAITGISPSSGPVGTSVTVSGSGFGASQGSSSISFNGIPAAPTSWSGNTIVAPVPVGASTGPVTVTISGVVVSGGTFTVTPLIIGVAPTAGAVGSAVRIQGYNFGTTQGTVTFNGVQATLGNWVNTSIVATVPAGAVTGPVVVTAGGIASNSFSFSVAPSIASLSPTSGGTGTTVTISGANFGAQQGGSRMLFNGIVATPSSWSDTSIVAPVPSSASTGPVTVVVNGSSSNGIVFTTGPTIASLTPNSGVAGTSVTILGSNFGALQSSGYVTFGGMTASPTSWSVSKIVVPVPAGTVSGQVVVAANGLLSNGVAFTIGSGSLAGTVTKTSDGSPISGCNIQVLKAGTVAGNATTAADGTYSIANLAAGTYDVIASATGYGTSRTPNIAVTVNSAATANFALATPGTVSGHVTKTDGVTGISGATVSMSQGGEVMGTATSDSSGNYSIASLSAGTYTATAASPGYTSATISGLSVSTGATSANFTLQGQSVISYAYDASGRLISVSDSQSDTATYQYDAVGNLLSIGRQSSSQTAIIQLAPSSGPVGTAVTITGTGFSATPSQNSVAFNGTSATVTSASATQLIVSVPTGATTGTVSLTAPGGSATSSGPFTVTSGTGAPTITSFTPTSGVPGTSITITGTGFDPTPINDVVKISLSAASVSAATATSLTVSLPGSTASGHISVGTKSGMATSTQDFYVPFGTHAATDIGFTGRMTTNSTQTVSIGTAGKIGLMLFDGVAGQNVSINVGSSSFGYCSLLLIDPFGNQLATTGCGSGGYLPTQTLTYSGTYTVGIDPGGTTGAAPITLNGFSTVTGVLQFAAPTLISTSYPGQKANFVFSGVAGQILDLALTDKTYSTCFSYTIVNPNGSTLKNGPICGSGAATGVFTLPGSGTYSLLIDPGSSVGAVTATLTQRINQSLALNTPLSISSTLAGQLFNIAFSGSANQIVDLALTSSAYNPCLNYTLLNPDGSALKSSLVCGSGASTGALTLPSSGTYSLLIDPGPGVGGLTMTLTQRINQSLTLNTPLPISSTLAGQIFNITFSGSTNQIIDLALASDTYGSCLNYTLLNPDSSTLKSSLVCGGGATTGVLTLPSSGTYSILIDPGAGVGGLTAILTQQISQSLTFNTPASVSSTLAGQVFNLTFSGSANQVVNVSMTNASYYPCWNYAVLKPDGSTLNSGFSCASSANTGNLTLPTTGTYSVLIDPALGTGGVTVTASLIQ